A single region of the Lactobacillus xylocopicola genome encodes:
- a CDS encoding helix-hairpin-helix domain-containing protein, whose translation MDWEKIKQSAIDHKRYLVLGIVLLGLFFWFKHDRDQDKGTVSEFTANSQERPAKKASSDQENKSDQAESKTQEVTCDISGAVKHQGVYTLKNGARLQELLEAAGGPAANARLKEVNRALVLKDQDKIHIPYRGERIKATEIVTSVGGSGGETAATAESGGQTAGKINLNTASAQDLQKLSGIGEKKAAQIIAYRQKNGHFKKITDLKQVSGIGDKTFAALKDQLEV comes from the coding sequence ATGGATTGGGAAAAAATCAAACAATCGGCAATCGACCACAAGCGTTACCTGGTGCTGGGAATAGTGCTGCTGGGCCTCTTTTTTTGGTTCAAGCACGATCGCGACCAGGATAAGGGTACAGTCAGCGAGTTCACAGCGAACTCGCAAGAACGTCCTGCAAAAAAAGCATCTTCCGATCAAGAAAATAAGTCTGACCAGGCAGAAAGTAAGACGCAGGAAGTAACCTGTGATATTTCAGGTGCCGTTAAACACCAGGGGGTTTACACGTTGAAAAATGGGGCGCGTTTGCAGGAGCTCCTTGAGGCAGCGGGTGGACCAGCAGCTAATGCTCGGTTAAAAGAGGTCAATCGTGCGCTGGTGCTCAAAGATCAGGACAAGATTCATATTCCTTATCGGGGGGAGCGGATCAAGGCGACGGAGATTGTTACTTCAGTAGGCGGTAGTGGTGGAGAAACGGCAGCAACAGCTGAATCTGGTGGTCAAACTGCTGGTAAGATCAACCTTAACACGGCTAGTGCGCAAGACTTACAAAAACTAAGCGGAATCGGTGAAAAAAAGGCGGCGCAAATTATCGCCTACCGGCAAAAGAATGGTCACTTTAAAAAAATCACTGATTTAAAGCAAGTTTCAGGAATTGGGGACAAGACCTTTGCGGCCCTTAAAGACCAACTGGAAGTCTGA